Proteins from a genomic interval of Paenibacillus sp. FSL R5-0623:
- a CDS encoding ABC transporter permease subunit: protein MQRNWTLHMMLIPAVLLALVFQYIPMGGIVIAFQDFKPYLGFSESKWVGWDNFRYLFLYPDVGQVIWNTLVIAFFKIIAGLFAPFLFAILLNEVRLTAFKRVSQTLVYLPHFLSWVILGGILLDILSPQGGMVNQLVEAFGGEPIFFLGDGTWFRVTLILSDVWKEFGFGTIVFLASLSGINPALYEAAEVDGANRFKQTLHITIPALMPITIVLMTLSIGNILNAGFDQVFNLYNPLVYDKGDIIDTFVYRLGILNGKMSFATAVGLFKSVVATILIVISYRMAYKLANYRVF from the coding sequence ATGCAACGGAACTGGACCTTGCATATGATGCTCATTCCAGCTGTATTGCTGGCACTGGTGTTTCAGTACATACCGATGGGTGGCATTGTAATTGCTTTTCAGGATTTCAAACCATACTTGGGATTTTCTGAATCCAAATGGGTGGGTTGGGACAATTTTCGATACTTATTCTTATATCCGGACGTAGGTCAGGTGATCTGGAACACGCTGGTCATTGCATTTTTCAAAATCATCGCAGGACTGTTCGCTCCATTCCTGTTTGCCATTTTGCTCAATGAAGTACGCTTGACGGCATTCAAAAGAGTAAGTCAAACGCTTGTGTATCTACCGCATTTCCTATCATGGGTTATTCTCGGTGGTATTCTGCTCGATATCCTGTCTCCTCAGGGTGGCATGGTTAACCAGCTTGTCGAAGCCTTTGGAGGAGAACCGATCTTCTTCCTGGGAGACGGTACATGGTTCCGAGTAACGCTGATCCTCAGTGATGTGTGGAAAGAATTTGGTTTTGGTACGATCGTATTTCTGGCTTCTCTCTCAGGAATTAATCCTGCACTCTACGAGGCTGCCGAGGTGGATGGGGCCAACCGATTTAAACAGACGCTGCACATTACGATTCCGGCATTAATGCCGATTACAATCGTACTGATGACACTCTCTATCGGCAATATCCTGAACGCCGGTTTTGATCAGGTATTCAACTTGTACAATCCGCTTGTGTATGACAAAGGCGACATCATTGACACCTTTGTATATCGACTCGGGATTCTGAACGGGAAGATGAGTTTTGCCACAGCAGTAGGATTGTTCAAATCTGTGGTTGCTACCATTTTAATTGTTATATCTTACAGAATGGCTTACAAACTAGCTAATTATCGAGTTTTCTAG
- a CDS encoding carbohydrate ABC transporter permease, with product MYYKTKGYRIFSIANYTFLGILSILCILPIIHILAVSFSSMAPASSNLVTFWPIGFTTDAYVKTFGNSNFINSLIVSLKRTVIATIIGMVIMLLTAFPLSKEDISFKGRSLYTWFFVFTILFSGGLIPSYILIQKLGLMNTIWALILPGALSVWNVILMMNFFRGLPKELEEAAYLDGAGHIKTLILVYVPLSLPAIATLSLFTMVYQWNSWFDGMIYMSDIKNYPLASLLQTIIVQQDLSKINVDPSMLENISQRTVRAAQIFIGALPILMVYPFLQRFFVKGIVIGAVKE from the coding sequence TTGTATTATAAAACAAAAGGATACCGCATATTCAGCATCGCTAACTATACTTTTCTTGGGATATTATCGATACTCTGCATTTTACCAATTATTCATATATTGGCTGTTTCATTCAGCAGTATGGCGCCAGCATCATCAAACCTGGTTACCTTCTGGCCCATCGGGTTCACAACCGACGCCTATGTGAAAACATTCGGGAATTCAAACTTCATCAACTCCTTGATCGTATCACTTAAACGGACTGTAATTGCGACGATCATTGGTATGGTCATCATGCTCTTAACCGCATTTCCGTTGTCGAAGGAAGATATCAGTTTTAAAGGTCGCTCCTTATATACGTGGTTTTTCGTATTTACCATTTTGTTCAGCGGCGGTTTGATTCCAAGTTACATTCTGATCCAAAAGCTTGGCTTGATGAATACAATCTGGGCACTTATTCTGCCTGGCGCACTGTCCGTGTGGAACGTTATTCTCATGATGAACTTCTTCCGCGGTCTGCCCAAAGAACTTGAGGAAGCAGCTTATTTGGATGGAGCAGGTCATATCAAAACGTTGATTCTGGTCTACGTACCGCTTTCACTTCCAGCTATCGCAACCTTGTCCTTATTTACGATGGTGTATCAGTGGAACTCCTGGTTCGACGGCATGATCTATATGTCTGATATTAAAAATTATCCACTTGCTTCTCTATTACAGACCATTATCGTTCAGCAAGATCTCAGCAAAATCAACGTCGATCCTTCCATGTTGGAGAATATCTCGCAGCGAACCGTACGCGCAGCACAGATCTTTATCGGCGCGCTTCCGATCCTGATGGTATACCCGTTTTTACAACGTTTCTTCGTTAAGGGGATCGTTATTGGAGCAGTCAAGGAATAG
- a CDS encoding carbohydrate binding domain-containing protein: MRKGLACMVAWSLMASLVYPATAGAESVQGQAEVGNVQAKSLHFSVPYTDLTGHWSQSAVTRLQDLNLLKGYTDGTFKPSQVISRAEFVMILDRAFGFTGNAATGSYVDMTSDDWYYDVMVRANGSGIIEGTDREHLSPQQPITRQDAAVMVDRAFQLSTVTNEDSEQLKFQDADDISSYAKKALTYMVNENILKGFQGKLNPKSPITRAETATMLSAMIADVKSTPGTYESRVDGNLIIKSTDITLKNMIVNGNLLLAEGIGEGSVVLQGVTVTGSVIIKGGGSHSININNSKLKRVVVDKRGEPVRVAITEESNIQEMHVMQRSILEISSNSLIDSMNIHAEASQSRIDTKGTIQKLSVDADDVVINGEKVKQGLRTSMVGEAQQPVSSQPGGPTNVTITPTPSSPDGQSPSTPSNPAGEKPVPATTIPHEQWELVWNDEFNGPSIDSSKWTVQDTGLVYNNEMQYYSPDNTRITKDQNRSVLQIEAKKGPKNGKDYSSGKLISMGKGDWTYGKVVVRANLPIEKGMWPAIWMMPTDEAHYGGWPASGEIDIMELIGGKESNNKVYSTLHYDSVKPDGSHGHDQGSLTLPKGETFADDYHDFQVEWLPGMIRFYVDGKLHHEVTNWQTKAAGQPEYYTFPAPFDRPFYLILNLAVGGDWPGSPESNFTSEKMNIDFVRVYSYKNLDTWPDVTTNPIEPAQQREPQADGNQIYNDRFSEGSTDNGAPLQWKFITNADGAGSVKVITDEQKGKAAEVTIDASGTENYSVQLTQMPMYIKKNKKYKIQFDAKASANRTIMSKLNQFEKSWTNYSGDNTFALTTDWQTYDYTFNMRDGSDNNARFEFNLGLDDTTVWFANVRLIEVGEADPLTVERNVLPDGNFIYNGTFDQGKERLGFWSSSIQDSAAANISVNNFSKFPIMERQLVVDVTQTNGDPQQVSVNQPDLKLEANTTYGFSLDAKADTTRSIDIDVVSSNGHTVQVHQGQNLSLNQEMKTFTGEIIIGDGASIAQSELRLLFGSSEGKVYVDNVRLTKRGKPLSVNGYAHVPATEAWMMQGLQLEDSVEGGKHVSYMDQGDLLQYKIDVAHDGVYVLSARMASGKSDSKVQFSIQDEHGTTVAQSDLSLGDTGGWQAYQTVYFPGVNLTAGKPYYVNFEGADYNTRWVDISQNKIQNSELTADLNHWELIPNDLTASHDEGAGLTIKLPGTSEHWWDALLQQGQIKLDANKTYRLTFEAFASSPKSMQAVLSQNTGDFVKYFEEEVELTTDQKSYTYTFTMGDSSDSAAMLAFGIGYPLSTSEHSIHINNVQLYEVNPNADQGGQPAHVNLIPNGDFSKGKEGWFTHADGNAADLEMQVSNQQLQAKIGHAGQHPWDRQVINEGFGIQQDFKYKLTFKAKAEKSRKLGLGIGWVDAAANYEWHGFFGTRVDLTPEEQEFTFTFDATEDSYANTRISFDLGNIDGEQDGNTTVSLSKVSLINLGPAN; encoded by the coding sequence ATGAGAAAAGGACTGGCATGTATGGTGGCATGGAGTTTAATGGCTTCTCTCGTTTATCCAGCAACTGCTGGAGCAGAAAGTGTACAGGGTCAAGCGGAGGTGGGAAATGTGCAGGCGAAAAGCCTGCACTTCTCTGTTCCCTATACAGACCTGACCGGGCATTGGTCACAATCTGCAGTTACAAGGTTGCAAGACTTGAATTTATTGAAAGGTTATACAGACGGTACATTCAAGCCCAGTCAGGTCATTAGCCGAGCTGAATTCGTCATGATTCTGGATCGGGCCTTTGGTTTCACCGGTAATGCGGCGACTGGCTCATATGTGGATATGACTTCAGACGACTGGTACTATGACGTCATGGTACGAGCGAATGGTTCTGGTATCATCGAAGGGACAGACCGTGAGCATCTGTCACCGCAACAACCGATTACACGCCAAGATGCAGCGGTTATGGTAGATCGAGCTTTTCAACTTTCAACGGTTACAAATGAAGATAGTGAACAATTGAAATTTCAGGATGCAGATGATATATCCAGTTACGCAAAGAAAGCGCTTACCTATATGGTGAACGAAAATATTCTTAAAGGTTTCCAGGGTAAATTAAATCCCAAATCCCCGATTACACGAGCAGAGACGGCAACAATGTTGTCGGCGATGATTGCAGATGTAAAAAGCACTCCTGGAACATATGAGTCTCGGGTAGATGGCAACTTGATTATTAAATCAACGGATATCACGTTGAAAAATATGATTGTTAATGGAAATCTGCTGCTGGCAGAAGGCATAGGCGAGGGATCTGTTGTTCTTCAGGGCGTAACTGTTACAGGAAGTGTCATCATTAAAGGCGGAGGCAGTCATTCCATCAACATTAACAACTCCAAGCTGAAGCGAGTAGTCGTTGACAAACGTGGGGAGCCCGTCAGAGTAGCCATTACGGAAGAAAGCAACATTCAGGAGATGCATGTAATGCAGAGATCCATTCTGGAGATCTCTTCAAACAGCCTGATTGATTCCATGAATATCCATGCAGAAGCGAGTCAGTCTCGAATAGATACCAAAGGTACGATCCAAAAATTGAGTGTAGATGCCGATGATGTTGTGATCAACGGAGAGAAAGTAAAACAAGGATTGCGCACATCCATGGTGGGTGAAGCCCAACAACCTGTTTCATCGCAGCCTGGTGGTCCAACCAATGTGACAATCACACCCACACCATCTTCTCCAGATGGACAATCACCATCAACACCAAGCAATCCGGCGGGCGAAAAACCGGTTCCTGCAACAACGATTCCGCATGAGCAATGGGAGCTGGTCTGGAATGATGAGTTTAACGGACCTTCGATTGATTCTTCCAAATGGACCGTGCAGGATACAGGACTCGTTTATAACAATGAAATGCAATATTACAGCCCGGATAACACTCGCATTACGAAAGATCAGAATCGAAGCGTGTTGCAAATTGAAGCAAAAAAGGGTCCGAAAAATGGTAAGGATTACAGCTCTGGCAAACTGATCTCCATGGGAAAAGGCGACTGGACCTACGGTAAAGTAGTTGTACGTGCGAATCTTCCGATCGAAAAAGGCATGTGGCCTGCCATATGGATGATGCCAACAGATGAAGCGCATTATGGTGGATGGCCTGCCTCTGGAGAAATCGATATTATGGAGCTAATTGGTGGCAAAGAGAGTAATAACAAGGTATATAGTACATTGCATTATGACAGTGTGAAGCCTGACGGTTCCCATGGACATGATCAGGGAAGCCTTACCCTTCCGAAGGGAGAAACTTTCGCTGACGATTATCATGATTTCCAGGTGGAATGGTTGCCGGGTATGATTCGTTTCTATGTGGATGGAAAGCTGCATCATGAAGTGACCAACTGGCAAACGAAGGCCGCGGGCCAGCCCGAGTATTATACGTTCCCTGCACCATTTGATCGTCCATTCTATCTGATTCTGAATCTGGCAGTTGGAGGAGACTGGCCAGGCTCACCTGAAAGCAACTTTACTTCCGAAAAGATGAATATTGATTTTGTGCGAGTATATTCTTACAAAAATCTAGACACATGGCCTGATGTAACAACAAATCCCATCGAGCCTGCGCAACAGCGGGAACCACAAGCCGATGGCAATCAAATCTACAATGATCGTTTTTCGGAAGGGTCTACAGACAATGGAGCGCCTCTTCAGTGGAAATTCATCACAAATGCTGATGGAGCTGGCAGTGTCAAAGTTATAACGGATGAGCAGAAAGGGAAAGCAGCAGAAGTTACCATTGATGCATCGGGTACTGAAAACTACTCGGTTCAACTCACTCAGATGCCGATGTACATCAAGAAAAATAAAAAGTACAAGATACAATTTGATGCGAAAGCATCTGCTAACCGTACAATCATGTCCAAACTGAACCAATTTGAAAAAAGCTGGACGAATTATTCGGGTGATAACACCTTTGCACTCACGACAGATTGGCAAACCTATGATTATACCTTTAATATGCGGGATGGATCGGATAACAATGCCAGATTCGAATTTAATCTGGGGCTGGATGATACAACCGTTTGGTTTGCCAATGTCAGACTGATCGAGGTGGGTGAAGCTGATCCGTTAACTGTCGAACGAAACGTGCTACCTGATGGCAACTTTATTTACAATGGCACATTCGATCAAGGCAAGGAGCGTCTGGGATTCTGGTCAAGCAGCATTCAGGACAGTGCGGCAGCCAATATAAGTGTAAATAACTTTTCGAAATTCCCAATTATGGAGCGTCAACTGGTTGTTGATGTTACTCAAACGAATGGTGACCCACAGCAAGTTTCGGTAAACCAACCGGATTTGAAACTGGAAGCGAATACAACGTATGGTTTCTCCTTAGATGCCAAGGCAGATACAACGCGAAGCATCGATATTGATGTTGTCAGCAGTAATGGGCATACGGTACAGGTTCATCAAGGACAAAACCTCTCCTTGAACCAAGAAATGAAAACATTCACCGGAGAAATCATCATTGGAGATGGAGCATCAATCGCACAATCCGAGCTAAGACTGTTATTTGGCAGTTCTGAAGGTAAGGTATATGTGGACAATGTTCGTCTGACGAAACGCGGCAAACCTCTGTCAGTGAATGGCTACGCACATGTACCGGCAACCGAAGCCTGGATGATGCAGGGCTTACAACTGGAGGACTCCGTAGAAGGAGGAAAACATGTCAGTTACATGGATCAGGGAGATCTGCTGCAATATAAAATCGATGTAGCTCACGACGGAGTATATGTTCTGTCTGCCCGAATGGCCAGTGGAAAAAGTGATTCCAAGGTTCAGTTCAGCATTCAGGATGAACACGGTACAACCGTTGCACAATCAGACCTGAGTCTCGGAGACACGGGTGGATGGCAAGCATATCAAACGGTGTATTTCCCAGGGGTCAACTTGACAGCAGGCAAACCCTATTATGTGAATTTTGAAGGAGCAGATTATAATACACGTTGGGTGGATATTTCACAAAACAAAATTCAGAACAGTGAGCTAACAGCTGATCTGAATCATTGGGAGCTAATTCCTAATGATCTGACAGCCTCACATGACGAGGGCGCAGGATTAACGATTAAATTGCCTGGTACAAGTGAACATTGGTGGGATGCTTTGTTACAACAAGGTCAGATCAAACTTGATGCAAACAAAACGTACCGACTTACCTTCGAGGCATTTGCTTCAAGTCCTAAATCCATGCAAGCGGTTCTTTCTCAGAATACAGGGGATTTTGTGAAGTATTTTGAAGAAGAAGTGGAATTAACTACGGATCAAAAGTCGTATACTTACACCTTCACTATGGGGGATAGCTCCGATTCGGCAGCTATGCTAGCATTTGGAATAGGATATCCGCTCTCTACAAGTGAACACTCGATTCACATCAATAACGTCCAGTTATATGAAGTTAATCCGAATGCAGATCAAGGAGGTCAGCCAGCTCATGTTAACCTTATTCCCAATGGAGACTTCTCCAAAGGTAAGGAAGGTTGGTTTACCCACGCGGATGGTAATGCAGCGGACCTTGAGATGCAAGTTAGCAATCAACAGCTTCAAGCCAAGATTGGTCATGCAGGCCAGCATCCATGGGATCGCCAAGTCATCAATGAAGGATTCGGCATACAGCAAGATTTTAAATATAAATTAACGTTTAAAGCCAAAGCGGAGAAGTCCAGAAAATTGGGTTTGGGGATTGGATGGGTTGATGCAGCTGCCAACTATGAATGGCATGGTTTCTTTGGGACACGAGTTGATTTGACTCCAGAAGAACAGGAGTTCACGTTTACATTTGATGCAACAGAAGACAGCTATGCGAATACTCGAATTTCATTTGATCTGGGTAACATTGATGGTGAGCAAGATGGCAACACAACCGTCTCATTATCCAAGGTCAGCTTGATTAATCTGGGTCCTGCCAATTAA
- a CDS encoding DUF6254 family protein produces the protein MADQKKRKEAAWKSRKQEQHPHGKIKSLKELSSEYEEKPTTN, from the coding sequence ATGGCTGACCAGAAGAAACGCAAAGAAGCTGCCTGGAAGTCACGTAAGCAAGAACAGCATCCCCATGGCAAAATCAAATCGCTTAAAGAATTATCCAGCGAATATGAAGAGAAACCTACTACGAATTAA
- a CDS encoding alpha/beta hydrolase, whose protein sequence is MDLEKTVEATTTGTKGRKKRNLWLKIIGGIVGALVLFMGITFVVHTISNGAEKKKIESYGQYVNVDGKNMNVSIQGSGEQTIVLLPGQGTPSPVLDFKLLIDELTSDYKVVAIEPFGYGLSDQTETERTTENIVSEIHEAVQQLGIDRYILMGHSITGLYAATYVNTYPDEVSAFVGIDSSVPNQPGMDVKLPLNLMKFLQKSGLMRVLNKVSGDSYASLAYDEHTKEQMKLISNQVSTNPTLVDELKHLGSNFKNGEKLTYPRDLPVLLFVLSNNEKNPQWIPLHEEQVKQSAQGKMIPMEGSHYLHHTKYKEIAEEFKSYMKQIQ, encoded by the coding sequence ATGGATTTGGAAAAAACAGTGGAAGCAACAACAACGGGGACTAAGGGCCGTAAAAAACGGAATTTATGGTTGAAAATAATAGGTGGTATTGTCGGCGCGCTGGTGCTGTTCATGGGCATCACGTTTGTCGTTCATACGATAAGTAATGGGGCAGAGAAAAAGAAAATCGAATCGTACGGCCAATATGTCAATGTTGATGGAAAGAATATGAATGTATCCATTCAAGGTAGCGGCGAACAAACCATCGTGCTACTTCCCGGACAAGGAACACCATCACCAGTACTTGATTTCAAATTGTTAATCGATGAATTAACTTCTGATTACAAAGTTGTGGCGATTGAGCCTTTCGGTTATGGGTTAAGTGACCAAACCGAAACGGAGAGAACCACCGAGAATATTGTTAGTGAAATTCATGAAGCTGTACAGCAGCTCGGTATAGATCGTTATATTCTGATGGGGCATTCCATCACGGGACTGTACGCAGCGACTTATGTGAACACGTATCCGGATGAAGTTTCTGCTTTTGTCGGGATCGATAGCAGTGTTCCGAATCAACCTGGCATGGATGTTAAATTACCTTTGAACCTAATGAAATTCCTTCAAAAATCAGGCTTAATGAGAGTACTCAATAAAGTGAGTGGTGATTCATATGCATCACTTGCCTATGATGAACATACCAAAGAACAGATGAAGTTGATTTCGAATCAAGTCTCGACAAATCCAACATTAGTAGATGAGCTTAAACACCTGGGTTCCAATTTCAAAAATGGAGAAAAACTCACGTATCCTCGTGATCTGCCAGTGCTTCTCTTTGTTCTTTCCAATAACGAGAAAAACCCGCAGTGGATTCCGCTGCATGAGGAGCAAGTGAAACAATCCGCACAGGGCAAAATGATACCAATGGAAGGTTCACATTATCTGCATCATACGAAATACAAAGAAATCGCCGAGGAATTCAAATCTTACATGAAACAAATCCAATAG
- a CDS encoding MATE family efflux transporter: MDTENLHYFEKAPIAKAVAHFAVPMMLGTSMSVIYSILNAYFLGTLGNTAMLTALALTLPLFAVIMALGNLIGIGSGTFISRLLGEKKVDDLKHVSSFAFYSSLVLGIIVMAVGLPLIEPIVHGLGATPESFGFTKEYVTIMLIGSPFVILFFTLENIVRSEGSAITSMTGMILSVVINIILDALFIFVFHWGVIGVASATVISNLVASAFYAYHMSYKSPFLTVSLKWFKVTKDILSNVLKIGVPVFVMSVFLGAMSLILNLFLVEYGDQAVAGYGISSRLLQFPEFILMGLCEGVVPLIAFSFTANKLRMKQTIGFTIKSILALAVLFGVVVYLISDHLIGLFTTDPQLIEMGSYILHVTFLSLFITGMTSLFMGIFQATAQGTAAFVMSIIQGITLIPVLYIANQMNGFHGVIWSLVIADAVAFLVGAIMLYALRTKLQPDLELLVQ, encoded by the coding sequence ATGGATACAGAAAACCTCCATTACTTTGAAAAAGCACCGATTGCCAAAGCCGTAGCTCACTTTGCTGTCCCAATGATGCTAGGCACGTCAATGAGTGTTATTTACTCCATCTTGAATGCATATTTCCTTGGCACACTGGGTAATACGGCAATGTTAACTGCACTTGCACTAACTTTACCTTTATTCGCGGTCATCATGGCCCTTGGTAATTTAATTGGTATAGGCAGCGGTACATTCATCTCTCGTTTGCTGGGAGAGAAAAAAGTCGATGATCTGAAACATGTATCTTCATTCGCCTTTTACAGTAGTTTAGTTCTCGGAATTATTGTGATGGCCGTTGGCCTCCCGCTGATCGAACCAATCGTTCATGGGCTGGGGGCAACGCCAGAGTCCTTCGGATTTACGAAAGAGTATGTCACGATTATGCTTATTGGTTCACCCTTCGTCATCTTATTCTTCACACTGGAGAATATCGTGCGCTCAGAAGGTTCAGCAATCACATCGATGACCGGTATGATTCTCAGTGTGGTTATAAATATTATCCTCGATGCGTTATTCATTTTTGTCTTCCATTGGGGTGTGATCGGCGTTGCATCTGCTACCGTCATCTCTAACTTGGTTGCGAGTGCATTTTACGCTTACCATATGAGTTATAAGAGTCCATTCTTAACCGTCTCCTTGAAATGGTTCAAGGTGACCAAGGACATCCTGAGCAATGTATTGAAAATTGGTGTTCCCGTCTTTGTTATGAGTGTCTTCTTGGGTGCAATGTCGCTTATTCTTAATCTTTTTCTTGTTGAATATGGAGATCAGGCTGTTGCGGGGTATGGAATCTCATCACGATTATTGCAATTTCCTGAGTTTATTCTAATGGGCTTGTGCGAGGGAGTTGTGCCGTTGATTGCCTTCTCATTCACAGCGAACAAATTACGCATGAAACAAACGATTGGATTCACGATCAAATCTATTTTGGCGTTAGCCGTCCTGTTTGGGGTTGTCGTCTATCTGATCTCTGACCACTTGATTGGTTTATTTACGACTGATCCGCAATTAATTGAAATGGGTAGCTACATTCTTCATGTAACCTTTTTATCCTTGTTCATTACAGGAATGACTTCTTTGTTTATGGGGATCTTCCAAGCAACAGCCCAAGGAACCGCCGCGTTTGTAATGTCCATAATTCAAGGGATTACACTAATTCCTGTGTTGTATATCGCTAATCAGATGAACGGCTTTCATGGAGTGATCTGGTCACTTGTTATTGCTGATGCCGTCGCGTTCCTAGTTGGGGCCATCATGTTATATGCTTTGCGGACCAAATTGCAGCCGGATCTGGAACTTTTGGTACAGTAG
- a CDS encoding TetR/AcrR family transcriptional regulator C-terminal domain-containing protein, whose translation MKKQQPQISEDKILEISWELLGEEGIEKFSMRRLADKLGIQAPSLYWYFKSKQTLYQRLANQISKIILDEFHTEGDWKEQMEGLAVTVRSVLSRYPCSTQLMMMTLPHEPDMIRFTNRMLLCMESTPLEQEQKLQAVLTLVNYVFYFVLDDYQHQRNISAALKDKEALEGEEMIHLLDSMSEKEAGLFSRMYKNGLFEVMGTDGAFEFGLKLILLGIEQAIKKPTEN comes from the coding sequence ATGAAAAAACAACAGCCTCAGATTTCGGAAGATAAGATTTTGGAAATTTCATGGGAGCTTCTCGGAGAAGAGGGAATCGAGAAATTCAGCATGAGACGCTTGGCAGACAAGCTAGGGATTCAGGCTCCATCTCTATACTGGTACTTTAAGAGCAAGCAGACGCTCTACCAGCGTCTGGCTAACCAGATATCGAAAATTATTCTGGACGAGTTTCACACTGAAGGGGACTGGAAGGAGCAGATGGAGGGGCTTGCGGTGACGGTGCGAAGTGTACTCAGCCGGTACCCGTGCTCCACACAGCTCATGATGATGACGCTGCCTCACGAGCCGGACATGATCCGCTTTACCAACCGCATGTTGCTCTGCATGGAATCAACGCCACTAGAGCAAGAGCAGAAATTACAGGCCGTTCTTACACTTGTCAATTATGTATTCTATTTCGTACTGGACGATTATCAGCATCAGCGTAATATATCTGCTGCCCTTAAGGACAAGGAAGCACTTGAGGGTGAAGAGATGATCCATCTTCTGGACTCTATGAGTGAGAAGGAAGCTGGACTCTTCAGTAGGATGTATAAGAATGGTCTGTTTGAGGTTATGGGAACCGACGGAGCTTTTGAGTTTGGCTTGAAGCTTATTTTGCTCGGGATCGAACAAGCGATAAAGAAACCCACCGAGAATTAA
- a CDS encoding LysR family transcriptional regulator, which produces MEIRVLRYFLTVAREGSITRAADFLHVTQPTLSRQLKDLEQELGKKLFIRSSYRIILTDEGMLLRNRAEEIVGMVDKLEAEFESMEETISGDIYIGGGETEAMKQIARVAKDVQNKYPNIRYHLYSGNEDDVTERLDKGLLDFGILIQPADVSKYNYINFSDKDVWGVVMRKGSPLASKDTIRSTDLLHVPLICSRQSMKQTFSKNEFADWFGEDFDKLNVVTTYNLAYNAAIMVEEGIGYALTLDKIVNTSSESDLCFRPLEPRLESGLNIVWKKHQVFSTAADLFLKEIQAKF; this is translated from the coding sequence ATGGAGATTAGAGTATTGCGTTATTTTCTTACGGTCGCCAGAGAAGGAAGTATTACACGCGCTGCTGATTTCTTGCATGTTACGCAGCCCACCTTGTCCAGACAATTGAAAGACCTTGAACAAGAGTTGGGAAAGAAATTATTTATTCGCAGTAGTTACCGAATTATTCTCACAGATGAAGGTATGCTTTTAAGAAATAGAGCTGAAGAAATTGTGGGTATGGTCGATAAATTAGAGGCAGAATTTGAATCCATGGAAGAAACCATAAGTGGTGATATTTATATTGGCGGTGGAGAAACGGAAGCCATGAAACAGATTGCAAGAGTGGCAAAAGACGTGCAGAACAAATATCCCAATATACGCTATCACCTATACAGCGGCAACGAAGATGATGTAACTGAGCGGCTCGACAAGGGACTCCTTGACTTCGGTATTCTAATCCAGCCAGCAGATGTTTCCAAATATAACTATATCAATTTCTCAGACAAGGATGTTTGGGGAGTGGTTATGAGAAAAGGAAGCCCACTCGCCTCCAAAGATACGATTCGATCCACAGACTTATTGCATGTTCCACTGATCTGTTCAAGACAGTCAATGAAGCAGACATTTTCGAAAAATGAGTTTGCGGATTGGTTTGGTGAAGATTTTGACAAATTAAACGTCGTTACTACATACAATCTTGCATATAATGCTGCCATTATGGTTGAAGAAGGTATTGGTTATGCATTAACACTTGATAAAATAGTGAATACATCCAGTGAAAGCGATCTTTGTTTCAGACCCCTGGAGCCAAGACTTGAATCTGGTTTAAATATCGTTTGGAAAAAACATCAGGTCTTTTCGACTGCTGCGGATTTGTTTTTAAAAGAAATTCAGGCAAAATTTTAG